A stretch of Myroides oncorhynchi DNA encodes these proteins:
- the acs gene encoding acetate--CoA ligase codes for MSYYKIENLEQYFKHYKKSVREPRKFWGKIAEENFVWYQVWDKVFEFDMEESKFQWFVNAKLNIVKNCIDRHLAKRGEKAAIIFEPNNPEEASETITYNDLYNRVCKMANVLKEQGVKKGDRVCIYLPMIPELSIAMLACARLGAIHSVIFAGFSSSAVSKRINDAECKYVVTSDGSYRGSKTIPLKPIIDEALESCPGVERVLVVKRTGGEVAFKEGRDLWLAPLLEEASTNNVAQVMDAEDPLFILYTSGSTGSPKGMVHTTAGYMVQTAYSFKNIFDYKEEDIFWCTADCGWITGHSYIIYGPLLNGATTVMFEGVPSYPTPSRFWDIIDKYKVTQFYTAPTAIRSLMTEDYSYVNSHDLSSLRVIGSVGEPINEEAWHWYNDHVGKKRCPIVDTWWQTETGSILVSPLPFITPTKPTYATLPLPGIQAVLMDDKRNEIEDNQVDGALCIKFPWPSMARTIWGDHERYKETYFSQFPGKYFTGDGALRDEVGYYRITGRADDVVIVSGHNLGTAPIEDAINEHPAVAESAVVGFKHDIKGNALHGFITLKMEGEYRDRENLKKEINNMISSHIGPIAKLDKIQFVDSLPKTRSGKIMRRILRSISNGETKEFGDVSTLINPEIIEVIIANKSE; via the coding sequence ATGAGTTATTATAAAATAGAAAATCTAGAACAGTACTTTAAACACTATAAAAAGTCCGTTAGAGAACCTCGTAAGTTCTGGGGTAAAATAGCTGAAGAGAATTTTGTTTGGTACCAAGTATGGGACAAGGTATTTGAGTTTGATATGGAAGAGTCCAAATTTCAATGGTTTGTCAATGCAAAGTTGAATATCGTAAAGAACTGTATTGATCGCCACCTTGCAAAAAGGGGAGAAAAAGCAGCCATTATATTTGAACCTAATAATCCAGAAGAAGCCTCAGAGACTATTACCTATAATGACTTATATAATAGAGTGTGTAAGATGGCTAATGTTCTTAAAGAACAAGGAGTAAAGAAAGGAGATAGAGTATGTATTTATCTACCAATGATTCCAGAACTATCGATAGCGATGTTAGCATGTGCTAGATTAGGAGCGATACACAGCGTTATCTTCGCCGGGTTTTCTTCATCAGCTGTGTCTAAGCGTATAAATGATGCAGAGTGTAAGTATGTGGTTACTTCTGATGGGAGTTACAGAGGAAGTAAGACAATACCTTTAAAGCCTATTATAGATGAGGCATTAGAGTCTTGTCCAGGTGTAGAAAGAGTATTAGTAGTGAAGAGAACAGGAGGAGAAGTAGCTTTTAAAGAAGGACGTGACTTATGGTTAGCTCCTTTATTAGAAGAAGCATCTACTAATAATGTAGCTCAAGTAATGGATGCAGAGGATCCTTTATTTATCCTTTATACTTCAGGGTCTACTGGATCACCTAAAGGGATGGTGCATACGACAGCTGGTTATATGGTACAGACTGCTTATTCGTTTAAGAATATATTTGATTATAAAGAAGAAGATATCTTCTGGTGTACTGCTGACTGTGGATGGATTACAGGACACTCATATATTATCTACGGACCACTGTTAAATGGAGCAACGACAGTAATGTTCGAAGGAGTTCCGTCATATCCTACACCTAGTAGATTCTGGGATATCATCGATAAATATAAAGTAACACAGTTCTATACAGCTCCTACGGCTATCCGTTCATTAATGACAGAAGATTATAGCTATGTGAATTCGCATGACTTGTCTAGCCTTAGAGTGATTGGATCAGTAGGGGAGCCTATTAATGAGGAAGCATGGCACTGGTATAATGACCACGTAGGAAAGAAAAGATGTCCTATCGTAGATACATGGTGGCAGACGGAGACAGGAAGTATCCTTGTTTCTCCACTTCCTTTTATTACGCCTACTAAACCTACTTATGCGACATTGCCATTACCAGGGATACAAGCTGTCTTGATGGATGATAAGCGCAATGAGATAGAAGATAATCAAGTAGATGGAGCATTGTGTATTAAGTTTCCTTGGCCTTCTATGGCGCGTACTATTTGGGGTGATCACGAACGCTATAAAGAGACATACTTTAGTCAATTCCCAGGGAAGTACTTCACTGGAGATGGGGCTTTAAGAGATGAAGTAGGGTATTACAGAATCACAGGTCGTGCTGATGATGTGGTTATCGTATCAGGGCATAACTTAGGGACTGCACCTATCGAAGATGCTATCAATGAGCACCCAGCAGTAGCAGAGAGTGCTGTAGTAGGGTTTAAGCACGATATAAAAGGGAATGCACTACATGGGTTTATCACTCTTAAGATGGAGGGTGAATACCGTGATAGAGAGAACTTGAAGAAAGAGATTAATAATATGATCTCTAGTCATATCGGTCCGATAGCTAAGCTAGATAAGATTCAGTTCGTAGATAGTTTACCTAAAACGAGATCAGGGAAGATTATGAGACGTATACTTCGCTCTATTTCTAATGGAGAAACTAAAGAATTCGGAGATGTATCTACTTTAATCAATCCAGAGATAATAGAAGTTATTATTGCTAATAAAAGCGAATAG
- a CDS encoding NAD(P)H-dependent flavin oxidoreductase gives MKNKLVDLFNIQYPVVQGGMIWNSGYKLASAVSNAGGLGLIGAGSMYPEVLREHIQKCKKATDKPFGVNVPMLYPNIEEIMHIIVEEGVKIVFTSAGNPKTWTSFLKEHGITVVHVVSSSKFALKAQEAGVDAIVAEGFEAGGHNGREETTTLTLIPMVREKISIPLIAAGGIATGKGMLAAMVLGADGVQMGTRFIASEESSAHANFKNLLLDVQEGDTALSLKELAPVRLIKNEFYAGLQELYAKCPSVEELKEYLGRARAKKGMFEGDLVEGELEVGQIAGLIHKIEPVADIVKNVMAEFESAKKEVAYF, from the coding sequence ATGAAAAATAAGTTAGTAGATCTTTTTAATATCCAGTATCCTGTCGTACAGGGTGGAATGATATGGAACAGTGGTTATAAGTTGGCTAGTGCAGTAAGTAATGCAGGTGGTTTAGGACTTATAGGTGCAGGTTCTATGTATCCAGAAGTACTAAGAGAGCATATCCAGAAGTGTAAGAAGGCAACAGACAAGCCATTCGGTGTTAATGTACCGATGTTATATCCTAATATAGAGGAGATCATGCATATTATCGTAGAAGAAGGCGTGAAGATAGTCTTTACTTCTGCTGGTAATCCTAAGACATGGACTTCTTTCTTAAAGGAGCACGGTATAACGGTAGTACATGTAGTGAGTTCTTCTAAGTTCGCACTAAAGGCACAAGAGGCAGGAGTGGATGCTATTGTAGCTGAAGGATTTGAAGCAGGAGGACACAATGGAAGAGAAGAGACTACAACACTTACTTTAATTCCTATGGTGCGTGAGAAGATTAGTATTCCATTAATAGCAGCAGGAGGTATCGCTACAGGTAAAGGGATGCTAGCGGCTATGGTATTGGGAGCTGATGGAGTGCAAATGGGTACTCGATTTATCGCATCAGAAGAAAGTTCTGCACATGCTAATTTTAAGAATCTACTATTAGATGTTCAAGAAGGAGATACAGCATTAAGTTTGAAAGAACTTGCACCTGTGCGTCTTATTAAGAATGAGTTTTACGCAGGACTGCAAGAATTATATGCAAAATGCCCTAGCGTAGAAGAATTAAAAGAATACCTAGGTAGAGCTCGTGCTAAAAAAGGAATGTTCGAGGGAGATCTAGTAGAAGGAGAATTAGAAGTAGGTCAGATAGCAGGACTAATTCACAAGATAGAGCCAGTAGCAGATATCGTAAAAAATGTCATGGCTGAGTTCGAATCCGCAAAGAAAGAAGTCGCTTATTTTTAG
- the proC gene encoding pyrroline-5-carboxylate reductase — protein sequence MRIAIVGMGNMGSTFANGFINSRFINPNDVLIYTRSQKSFEDSRNVHKLSYRYKLDSDIGTCDIVIIAVKPQDFTMLVDDLKKYVKGEQIIVSVMAGISIDRLKHDLGVEKIVRSMPNLPTQIGRGMTVFTASEELDRKELFIIQNLINTTGKSVYVSEEGKIDAATAISGSGPAYVFYFMESMIQSAIAYGFEPSQAELLVKQTISGALGLYESNSLSTHEWIAKVSSKGGTTEQAINYFNETEVMQKLKEGINKAKTQSELLGKKLW from the coding sequence ATGAGAATCGCAATAGTGGGAATGGGGAATATGGGCAGTACTTTTGCCAACGGATTTATTAACTCTAGGTTTATTAATCCAAATGACGTTTTGATTTATACACGTTCACAGAAGTCGTTTGAAGATAGTCGCAATGTACATAAGTTATCTTATCGCTATAAATTAGACAGTGATATAGGGACATGTGATATCGTCATCATCGCTGTAAAACCCCAGGACTTCACTATGCTAGTAGATGATCTAAAGAAGTATGTCAAGGGAGAGCAAATCATCGTGTCAGTGATGGCGGGTATCTCTATCGATAGATTGAAACACGACCTCGGAGTAGAGAAAATCGTCCGATCTATGCCTAATCTCCCGACGCAAATAGGTAGGGGGATGACTGTATTTACAGCATCAGAGGAGTTGGATAGAAAGGAGTTGTTTATTATTCAGAACTTGATTAATACCACAGGTAAGTCTGTCTATGTATCTGAGGAAGGGAAGATAGATGCAGCTACTGCTATATCAGGTAGTGGACCTGCGTATGTATTCTACTTTATGGAGTCGATGATTCAGTCAGCTATAGCGTACGGCTTTGAACCATCACAAGCAGAGCTATTAGTAAAGCAAACTATCTCAGGTGCTCTTGGGTTATATGAGTCTAACTCACTATCGACACATGAGTGGATCGCTAAAGTATCTTCTAAAGGAGGTACTACGGAGCAAGCGATTAATTACTTTAATGAAACGGAGGTGATGCAGAAGTTAAAAGAAGGAATTAATAAGGCAAAGACTCAGTCAGAGTTATTAGGGAAGAAGCTATGGTAG
- a CDS encoding CTP synthase: MKQTKYIFVTGGVTSSLGKGIIAASLAKLLQARGYSATIQKFDPYINVDPGTLNPYEHGECFVTNDGAETDLDLGHYERFLNVPTSQANNVTTGRVYLSVIEKERRGEFLGKTVQVVPHITNEIKERMQLLGKSGDYDIVITEIGGTVGDIESLPYIESVRQLLWELGDNNAIVVHLTLVPYLAAAGELKTKPTQHSVKTLMESGIKADILVCRTEHNLSTEIRQKLAQFCNVKPDSVIQSIDADTIYDVPNLMLAEGLDKVALKKLDLPERTTPDLVKWNEFIHKLKNPLHVVNVGLVGKYVELQDSYKSILEALVHGGAENQIKVNIVSIQSDNINAANVAEKLKNLDAVLVAPGFGSRGIEGKIETVKYVRENNIPFLGICLGMQMAVIEYARNVLGYATANTTEVNESTQYPVITFMEDQKNITDKGGTMRLGGWDCKLKEGSKAFEIYGESLINERHRHRYEFNNQYLEDFEKAGLIASGWNPDTGLVEVVELESHPFFVGVQFHPEYKSTVAKPHPLFVSLVKAAIDNRTK; the protein is encoded by the coding sequence ATGAAACAAACTAAGTATATTTTCGTAACAGGAGGAGTTACATCTTCATTAGGTAAAGGAATTATAGCTGCCTCATTGGCAAAGCTATTGCAGGCACGTGGATATTCGGCAACGATCCAGAAGTTCGACCCATATATTAATGTAGATCCAGGTACGCTTAATCCTTATGAGCACGGAGAATGTTTCGTGACTAATGATGGGGCAGAGACAGATCTTGACTTAGGTCACTATGAGCGTTTCTTAAATGTACCAACTTCTCAGGCGAATAATGTAACGACAGGACGTGTTTACCTTTCTGTAATAGAGAAAGAGAGAAGAGGAGAATTTTTAGGAAAGACAGTACAGGTAGTACCTCATATCACGAATGAGATCAAGGAGCGTATGCAGCTTTTAGGTAAGTCAGGTGATTATGATATCGTTATTACTGAGATAGGTGGTACAGTGGGGGATATTGAATCATTACCTTACATCGAGTCTGTACGTCAGTTATTATGGGAATTAGGTGATAATAACGCTATAGTTGTACACTTGACTTTAGTTCCTTATTTAGCAGCAGCAGGTGAGCTTAAAACTAAGCCAACACAACACTCTGTGAAGACATTAATGGAGAGCGGTATTAAAGCTGATATCCTAGTATGTCGTACAGAGCATAACTTAAGTACAGAGATTCGTCAGAAACTAGCACAGTTCTGTAACGTGAAACCTGATTCGGTTATCCAATCTATCGATGCAGATACTATCTATGATGTTCCTAACTTAATGTTGGCGGAGGGATTAGATAAAGTAGCACTTAAGAAATTAGATTTACCAGAGAGAACTACGCCAGATTTAGTAAAATGGAATGAGTTTATTCACAAGCTTAAAAACCCATTACACGTAGTGAATGTAGGTTTAGTAGGTAAGTATGTAGAACTTCAAGATTCTTATAAGTCTATTTTAGAGGCGTTAGTACACGGTGGAGCTGAGAATCAAATTAAAGTAAATATCGTTTCTATTCAGTCAGATAATATCAATGCTGCTAATGTAGCGGAGAAATTAAAGAACTTAGATGCTGTATTAGTAGCGCCAGGTTTTGGATCACGTGGAATAGAAGGAAAGATAGAAACAGTAAAATATGTAAGAGAGAATAATATTCCTTTCTTAGGTATCTGTTTAGGAATGCAAATGGCAGTGATAGAGTATGCTAGAAATGTACTAGGATACGCTACTGCAAATACTACAGAGGTGAATGAGAGTACTCAGTATCCTGTAATTACTTTTATGGAAGACCAAAAGAATATTACAGATAAAGGAGGTACTATGCGTCTAGGTGGATGGGACTGTAAATTAAAAGAAGGTTCTAAAGCTTTCGAAATTTATGGAGAAAGCCTTATCAATGAGCGTCACCGCCATAGATATGAATTTAATAATCAATATTTAGAAGATTTCGAAAAAGCTGGATTAATAGCTTCTGGATGGAATCCTGATACTGGACTAGTAGAGGTGGTAGAGTTAGAATCTCACCCATTCTTCGTAGGAGTACAGTTTCACCCAGAATATAAAAGTACAGTGGCAAAACCACACCCACTTTTTGTAAGCCTTGTTAAAGCAGCAATTGACAATAGAACAAAATAG
- the mnmA gene encoding tRNA 2-thiouridine(34) synthase MnmA, whose translation MKKRVVVGLSGGVDSSVAAYLLKEQGYEVIGLFMKNWHDDTVTISNECPWLEDSNDALMVAEKLGIPFQTVDLSEQYKEKIVDYMFKEYENGRTPNPDVLCNREIKFDVFMKIALSLGADYVATGHYCRKDEEVITKADGTQETVYKLLAGEDPNKDQSYFLCQLSQEQLAKALFPVGELLKPEVREIAAKMNLITADKKDSQGLCFIGKVRLPEFLQQKLSRKDGLIYEIPKNSPIYKKEEEVFSTLEEALKAEATSIVYTPEMGKKVGEHFGAHFFTIGQRKGLNVGGTAEPLFIISTDVNENIIYTGQGSDHPGLFHKALFVREDEIHWIREDLALQEGETMSILARIRYRQPLQKATLHKMKEGMFVRFEEPQSGITEGQFVSWHIEDELIGSGVISKL comes from the coding sequence ATGAAGAAAAGAGTAGTAGTAGGTCTTTCGGGAGGTGTAGACTCAAGTGTCGCAGCTTATTTACTGAAAGAACAAGGATATGAAGTTATTGGATTATTCATGAAAAATTGGCACGATGATACTGTGACGATTTCTAATGAATGTCCATGGTTAGAGGATAGCAACGATGCTTTAATGGTCGCTGAGAAGCTTGGGATACCATTCCAGACAGTAGACTTAAGTGAACAATATAAAGAGAAGATTGTAGACTATATGTTTAAGGAGTATGAGAATGGTCGTACCCCTAATCCTGATGTGCTGTGTAATCGCGAGATCAAGTTTGATGTATTTATGAAGATAGCATTGAGCTTAGGAGCAGATTATGTAGCTACAGGACATTACTGTCGCAAAGATGAAGAGGTTATCACTAAAGCAGATGGTACACAAGAGACTGTGTATAAACTATTAGCTGGTGAGGACCCTAATAAGGATCAGTCTTATTTCTTATGTCAGTTATCTCAAGAGCAGTTAGCGAAGGCGTTATTCCCAGTAGGAGAATTGCTTAAGCCAGAGGTGCGTGAGATAGCGGCGAAGATGAACTTAATCACAGCTGATAAGAAAGATTCTCAAGGATTGTGTTTTATTGGAAAAGTTAGATTGCCAGAGTTCTTACAACAAAAGTTGAGTCGTAAAGATGGGTTAATCTATGAGATACCTAAGAATTCTCCTATTTACAAGAAAGAAGAAGAGGTATTCTCTACATTAGAAGAAGCTTTAAAAGCAGAGGCTACATCTATCGTGTATACACCTGAGATGGGTAAGAAAGTAGGGGAGCACTTCGGAGCGCACTTCTTTACTATTGGTCAACGTAAAGGATTAAACGTAGGAGGAACTGCAGAGCCATTGTTTATTATCAGTACGGATGTAAATGAAAATATCATCTATACAGGACAAGGAAGTGATCACCCTGGGTTGTTTCACAAGGCATTATTTGTGCGTGAAGATGAAATTCACTGGATTCGCGAAGACTTGGCATTGCAAGAAGGCGAAACAATGTCTATATTAGCACGTATAAGATATCGCCAACCGTTGCAAAAAGCAACATTACACAAAATGAAAGAGGGAATGTTTGTGCGTTTTGAAGAACCACAATCAGGAATCACAGAAGGACAATTTGTATCTTGGCATATCGAAGACGAACTAATCGGTTCGGGTGTTATTTCGAAACTATAA
- the yidC gene encoding membrane protein insertase YidC — translation MEGKKLDRNSIVGFVIIAGLLIWMMLNNINKEKESIASDKEMAKTEVVKEAEAEKISTAISAQVETQTDSVVNPALQAALGPFAYSATLPSAKGGQTELKSELLTLVVENKGGGLSNVVVNDNTRFTKDSKQLVELIKNNNSEFNLELYTKDNKKFNTRDLYFEPELSKEGENQVLSMRLKVSATEFLEYRYVLKPNDYMLDFSIRTQGLSKVVNTSEVPSLDWKLKAFTNEKSISYENQYTRLYYEYEDGKDNNLSASSKEDTKDIKDANYIAFKQHFFSSILLSDKGFATASLKSENLVQDEAKDTVFTKQFSAKMPLAYTNGELNYDMQWFFGPSDYKLLKSYDKGLDKTVPLGWGLFGWVNRFLFIPVFGLLSSFLPYGIAIIALTVLVRLVISPLTYKSYVSQAKMKAIRPEVNELNEKYKNDPMKKQQETMSLYNKAGVNPMAGCIPALLQIPIFYSLFQFFPSAFDLRQKSFLWADDLSSYDQILKLPFRIPFYGDHVSLFPLLASIAIFFYMKMTTGDQQMSAPAQEGMPDMSKIMKVMIYISPIMMLFFFNNYASGLSLYYFVSNSITIGIMYVIKNHIVKDEKIKAIIDENKTKERPKGRFQRKMQEMMAQAQEQQKLQNENKKKK, via the coding sequence ATGGAAGGAAAAAAATTAGATCGTAACAGTATTGTCGGCTTTGTTATTATTGCCGGATTGCTAATTTGGATGATGTTGAATAATATCAACAAAGAAAAGGAGTCTATCGCTAGTGATAAAGAGATGGCAAAGACAGAGGTTGTTAAAGAAGCAGAGGCTGAGAAGATTTCGACTGCTATAAGTGCTCAAGTAGAGACACAAACTGATTCAGTAGTTAATCCTGCTTTACAAGCTGCTTTAGGTCCATTCGCTTACAGTGCAACTTTACCATCAGCAAAAGGAGGGCAAACTGAACTTAAAAGTGAGTTACTTACTTTAGTTGTTGAGAATAAAGGTGGTGGTTTATCTAATGTTGTTGTGAATGATAATACTCGTTTTACTAAAGATTCTAAACAGTTAGTAGAGCTTATTAAAAATAACAACTCAGAGTTTAACTTAGAGTTATATACGAAAGACAACAAGAAATTTAATACAAGAGATTTATACTTCGAACCAGAATTATCTAAAGAAGGGGAGAATCAAGTATTATCTATGCGTTTAAAAGTATCAGCTACTGAGTTTTTAGAGTATAGATACGTATTAAAGCCTAATGATTATATGTTAGACTTTTCTATTCGTACTCAAGGGTTAAGTAAAGTAGTGAATACTTCTGAGGTTCCATCATTAGACTGGAAACTTAAAGCATTTACAAATGAGAAAAGTATCTCGTACGAGAACCAATATACTCGTCTTTACTATGAGTATGAAGATGGAAAAGACAATAACTTAAGCGCTAGTAGCAAAGAAGATACTAAAGATATCAAGGATGCTAACTATATCGCATTTAAACAACATTTCTTTAGTTCTATCTTATTATCAGATAAAGGATTTGCTACAGCTAGTTTAAAATCAGAGAACTTAGTTCAGGATGAGGCAAAAGACACTGTATTTACTAAACAGTTCTCAGCTAAAATGCCATTAGCATATACGAATGGTGAATTAAACTATGATATGCAATGGTTCTTCGGACCATCAGATTATAAGTTGTTAAAGTCTTATGACAAAGGATTAGATAAAACAGTTCCTTTAGGATGGGGATTATTCGGATGGGTTAACCGTTTCTTATTTATTCCAGTATTCGGATTATTGAGTTCATTCTTACCTTATGGTATTGCTATTATTGCATTAACTGTATTAGTGAGATTAGTGATTTCTCCATTGACATATAAATCGTATGTTTCTCAAGCTAAGATGAAAGCAATTCGTCCAGAAGTGAACGAGTTAAATGAGAAGTATAAGAATGACCCAATGAAGAAACAACAAGAGACGATGAGTCTTTATAATAAAGCAGGGGTTAATCCTATGGCAGGATGTATACCAGCATTATTACAGATTCCTATTTTCTACTCGTTGTTCCAGTTCTTCCCGTCAGCGTTTGACTTGAGACAAAAATCATTCTTATGGGCAGATGACTTGTCATCTTATGACCAAATATTGAAATTGCCATTCAGAATTCCTTTCTATGGAGATCACGTGAGTTTATTCCCATTATTGGCTTCTATTGCTATCTTCTTCTATATGAAGATGACTACAGGAGATCAACAAATGTCTGCTCCAGCTCAAGAAGGTATGCCAGATATGAGCAAGATTATGAAAGTGATGATTTATATCTCTCCGATTATGATGTTATTCTTCTTTAATAACTATGCATCAGGATTGAGTTTGTACTACTTTGTTTCTAACTCTATTACAATTGGTATTATGTATGTAATTAAAAACCATATTGTGAAAGATGAGAAAATTAAAGCAATCATCGATGAGAACAAAACGAAAGAACGTCCAAAAGGTAGATTCCAACGTAAAATGCAAGAGATGATGGCTCAAGCTCAAGAGCAACAGAAATTGCAAAACGAAAACAAAAAGAAGAAATAA
- a CDS encoding Crp/Fnr family transcriptional regulator has translation MNLEQIIDNIYPLSKPAKDKLIAIFTEITFPKNYLLSEYEKHENYFYFIKSGLVRAYALQEDRELTFWFGTDGDPALSMYNYILNRPSYETIDLIEDSALYFTKNSQLEKLYTSDIEIANWGRKFAEIELLKTEERSITRQIKSAKERYNDLLENEPHLLNRVPLKYIASFLGITQVSLSRIRSEFSKK, from the coding sequence ATGAATTTAGAACAAATCATAGATAACATCTACCCCCTCTCTAAACCTGCTAAGGATAAGCTAATCGCTATTTTTACGGAAATTACTTTCCCTAAGAATTACTTGCTTTCTGAGTATGAGAAACACGAGAACTACTTCTACTTTATTAAGAGCGGTCTAGTGCGTGCCTATGCACTACAAGAAGATAGAGAGTTAACCTTCTGGTTTGGTACAGATGGAGATCCCGCATTATCTATGTATAACTATATTCTAAATAGACCGAGCTACGAGACTATCGATCTAATCGAAGACAGCGCCCTATACTTCACTAAGAATAGTCAACTAGAAAAACTATATACTTCTGATATCGAGATAGCGAACTGGGGTAGAAAGTTTGCGGAGATAGAATTACTTAAAACAGAAGAACGCTCTATCACTAGGCAAATCAAGTCTGCTAAAGAACGCTATAATGACTTATTAGAGAATGAACCACACTTGCTCAACAGAGTACCTCTTAAATACATAGCGTCATTCCTGGGAATCACACAAGTAAGCTTAAGTAGAATACGCAGTGAATTCTCCAAAAAATAA
- a CDS encoding SIMPL domain-containing protein, protein MQNKTLAKSLILGFSLLVSFSLLGFFIFKGLKTFSDKDRVVTVKGLAEMNIMATSATIVIDFANSGDDLQQIMKQTEQKKEAIIAYLTSTGFSKTDIKIANIGVNDQEKYHELRWEDGRQVSVKIDRYTITQQLTIETKDIKDTGNKIAQINLDLISKDLTSNIQPIYSFPELNSIKPQLIAESTKNARIAGEQFANDSQAKLGKIKTASQGQITIVGKYYFDEEETNNTLNEPYMQKARVVSTIVFFLE, encoded by the coding sequence ATGCAAAACAAAACTTTAGCTAAATCACTTATCTTGGGTTTCTCACTATTAGTGAGTTTTTCTTTATTGGGATTCTTTATTTTCAAAGGACTAAAGACATTTAGTGATAAAGATCGTGTAGTAACCGTAAAGGGATTAGCCGAAATGAATATAATGGCAACCTCTGCTACTATTGTAATAGATTTTGCAAATTCTGGAGATGATTTACAGCAAATAATGAAGCAAACAGAACAAAAGAAAGAGGCGATTATTGCTTATTTAACTAGTACTGGATTTTCAAAAACGGACATCAAAATTGCTAATATAGGGGTCAATGATCAAGAAAAGTACCACGAACTTCGTTGGGAAGATGGGCGACAAGTATCAGTAAAAATAGACAGATATACTATTACACAGCAACTAACTATTGAAACAAAAGACATAAAAGACACAGGAAACAAAATTGCTCAAATCAATCTAGATTTAATTAGCAAAGACCTGACTTCGAATATACAACCTATATATTCTTTTCCTGAACTAAACTCTATTAAACCACAATTGATAGCAGAGAGTACAAAGAATGCTCGTATTGCTGGTGAGCAGTTCGCTAACGATTCGCAAGCTAAATTAGGTAAGATTAAGACAGCCTCACAAGGGCAAATCACTATTGTAGGTAAGTATTATTTTGATGAAGAAGAAACAAATAATACACTTAATGAACCTTATATGCAAAAAGCTAGAGTAGTCAGTACTATTGTATTCTTTTTAGAATAA